In Phoenix dactylifera cultivar Barhee BC4 chromosome 11, palm_55x_up_171113_PBpolish2nd_filt_p, whole genome shotgun sequence, the following are encoded in one genomic region:
- the LOC120112384 gene encoding protein ACCELERATED CELL DEATH 6-like isoform X1 — protein sequence MDTRLLDAAVSGNVAVLNQLVRESPKILLGKTPLNNTALHFAVIYEHEQFAKELCLSSPPLLLATNSNGETPLHIAAMAGHHSMATFFIQVATQVLRSGGDIEGGDPLKQMMMTTDKKGNTALHHALRHGHSSLALELLQAEPKQSELIDSNHESPMYIAAYRGLADAVTALVQIPSSNHGGYYGHTALHAATISEHSSIVETLLRERPELAKAQNDHGTIALVHAAVGNKLEMLRLHLRFDPSLAYVMNQQFSAFHYAARLGYVRIAEELIRHCPDSGFLVDRQGRNALHAAILEGQVDFVKYILKTPALHGLLNQPDDDGSTPLHLAAETCNPEILRALLANERVDRAALKGRFSALDIFFDRVEPAKTLKWNEAYTLLLHATIPGLATGDIWHTAEKRIAREAICQIQSLTQRYTQNTSLTAILIATVTFAAAFTMPGGFSSDEGPDEGLPILAKKAAFKAFLISDTIAMVASLAVSFLCIFAGWEDIDFLLHYRASTRKLLWCAIAAMSVAFASAMFAVLAPGNLWLAILISLPCCALPFLTYILAMWPLCKLRLRYGGTFRPDLLEQV from the exons ATGGATACCAGATTGCTCGATGCAGCGGTGTCCGGCAATGTTGCCGTCCTTAATCAGTTGGTTAGAGAAAGTCCCAAAATCCTTCTTGGCAAAACTCCACTAAATAACACAGCCCTTCACTTTGCGGTGATATATGAGCACGAGCAATTTGCAAAAGAGCTCTGTCTGAGCAGCCCACCCCTCCTTTTGGCCACAAACTCAAATGGAGAGACTCCATTGCACATCGCTGCTATGGCTGGTCATCACTCTATGGCCACTTTTTTTATTCAGGTTGCAACGCAGGTGCTTCGTAGTGGCGGCGATATAGAGGGAGGCGACCCTCTAAAACAGATGATGATGACAACGGATAAGAAGGGAAACACTGCTCTGCACCATGCCTTGCGGCATGGCCACAGCAGCTTAGCGCTGGAGCTGCTGCAGGCGGAGCCCAAGCAGTCAGAATTGATTGACAGCAACCATGAGTCGCCAATGTACATTGCAGCCTATAGAGGTTTAGCTGATGCTGTCACAGCATTGGTGCAAATTCCTTCATCTAATCATGGAGGCTACTATGGCCACACTGCTCTGCATGCTGCTACTATTTCCGAGCATTCAA GCATAGTGGAAACATTGTTGAGAGAGAGGCCAGAGCTCGCCAAAGCTCAGAACGACCATGGGACTATCGCACTCGTTCACGCAGCAGTGGGCAATAAACTGGAGATGTTGCGGTTGCATCTAAGGTTTGATCCCTCTCTTGCATACGTGATGAATCAACAGTTCTCGGCCTTTCATTATGCTGCTCGGCTAGGCTATGTACGCATAGCCGAAGAGCTCATTCGCCACTGCCCAGACTCTGGTTTTTTAGTTGATAGACAGGGCCGGAATGCGCTTCATGCGGCGATACTTGAAGGGCAGGTGGATTTTGTTAAGTACATCCTAAAGACACCTGCGCTTCATGGATTGCTCAACCAGCCAGATGACGACGGGAGCACTCCCTTGCATTTGGCTGCGGAGACTTGCAATCCGGAAATACTTCGAGCTTTGTTGGCTAATGAAAGGGTGGACCGTGCGGCCTTGAAGGGGAGATTTAGTGCTCTCGACATCTTCTTTGATCGAGTGGAACCTGCAAAAACTTTGAAATGG AATGAGGCGTATACGCTGTTGCTTCATGCCACCATCCCCGGCCTGGCTACAGGTGACATATGGCATACGGCCGAAAAAAGAATAGCCCGGGAAGCAATCTGTCAGATCCAATCGCTAACTCAAAGATACACCCAGAACACCTCGTTGACGGCCATCCTCATTGCCACGGTCACCTTCGCCGCGGCCTTCACGATGCCTGGAGGGTTTAGCAGCGACGAGGGCCCTGACGAAGGCTTGCCAATTCTAGCAAAGAAAGCAGCCTTTAAGGCGTTCTTGATATCGGACACCATTGCTATGGTCGCCTCACTCGccgtttcttttctttgtatattTGCAGGATGGGAAGACATCGACTTCTTGCTCCACTACAGAGCATCCACAAGGAAGCTGTTGTGGTGTGCAATTGCGGCCATGTCTGTGGCATTTGCATCCGCGATGTTCGCAGTGCTTGCACCAGGAAACTTGTGGCTTGCTATCCTTATTTCTTTGCCGTGTTGTGCCCTTCCCTTCCTCACCTATATCTTGGCTATGTGGCCGCTCTGCAAGCTCCGTCTTCGTTATGGTGGGACGTTTCGCCCGGATCTCCTCGAACAGGTCTAG
- the LOC120112527 gene encoding seipin-1-like, with product NAVVFVAVTFAGLVRLWVGEPVSVRRPLHFNYTEAHPSTVAALGGAKRRGRPVPAGRTARVSLVLIMPKSDYNRRIGVFQVTAEAIAPNGDTITTSSQPCMLRFRSLPVRLMRTCLMGIPLLMGICTESQKVTMEVLRYKETGRRTEAIRVRLKPRAGTTDLPQLYAAEIFMTSQLPWGKELVYNWKWSFYVWTSLYMYIMLLISIAG from the exons AACGCCGTGGTCTTTGTCGCCGTCACATTCGCCGGCCTGGTCCGGCTGTGGGTCGGGGAGCCCGTATCCGTGCGGCGTCCGCTCCACTTCAACTATACCGAGGCCCACCCGAGCACCGTTGCCGCGCTTGGCGGCGCCAAGCGGAGGGGGAGGCCGGTGCCCGCCGGCCGTACCGCCCGGGTCTCGCTCGTTCTCATCATGCCCAAGTCCGATTATAATCGCCGGATTGGTGTGTTTCAG GTAACCGCAGAGGCTATTGCACCTAATGGAGACACTATAACAACATCAAGCCAGCCATGCATGCTAAGGTTCCGAAGCCTACCTGTTCGATTGATGCGGACGTGTCTAATGGGAATCCCTCTTTTAATGGGGATATGCACCGAGAGCCAGAAAGTAACCATGGAAGTACTGAGATATAAGGAAACCGGTCGGAGAACTGAGGCAATTAGAGTGAGGTTAAAACCGAGGGCTGGGACAACTGATCTACCACAACTATATGCAGCAGAGATCTTCATGACCTCTCAGCTCCCATGGGGAAAAGAATTGGTTTACAATTGGAAGTGGTCGTTCTATGTGTGGACTTCACTTTACATGTACATTATGCTTCTGATTAGTATTGCTGGTTAG
- the LOC120112526 gene encoding E3 ubiquitin-protein ligase ZNRF3-like, with amino-acid sequence MALYFGDTTTYVSALLKGRNLGASARPLAPVEVHLHVYEYIDGGQRLACRPEFTDFSMYLGHLVDLRDLRHMIPEILFHTFYNDLDTRRFWEEKLIDYAADVGLIAFNAGVQELELTVEIHIRNLARRLLEVEQEMVELAINASDEEIGRGDFGGTPASEASIRELEVVKYDGVGGEFEDNGCSICLEEFELEMEVTRMPCKHVFHGGCLTQWLEKSHLCPLCRQEIPI; translated from the coding sequence ATGGCGTTATATTTCGGCGACACTACTACGTACGTCAGTGCTTTGCTCAAGGGGAGAAATTTGGGAGCGTCAGCAAGGCCACTGGCCCCTGTGGAAGTCCACCTTCACGTCTACGAGTACATCGATGGAGGTCAAAGGTTGGCCTGCCGGCCCGAGTTCACTGATTTTTCCATGTATCTCGGCCACTTGGTGGATCTACGAGATCTTCGTCACATGATTCCTGAAATCCTTTTCCATACTTTCTACAACGATCTGGACACTCGGCGGTTCTGGGAGGAGAAGCTCATCGACTACGCTGCCGACGTAGGCCTAATCGCTTTTAATGCTGGCGTCCAAGAGCTGGAGCTAACCGTTGAGATACATATCCGCAACCTGGCTCGGCGGCTGCTCGAGGTGGAGCAGGAGATGGTTGAGCTGGCGATAAATGCTTCTGATGAAGAAATTGGACGTGGGGACTTTGGTGGCACGCCGGCGTCGGAGGCATCGATCAGGGAGCTGGAGGTGGTGAAGTACGATGGTGTTGGAGGTGAGTTTGAAGACAACGGGTGCTCGATTTGCTTGGAGGAGTTTGAGCTGGAGATGGAAGTGACGCGAATGCCTTGCAAGCATGTCTTCCATGGTGGCTGCCTCACCCAGTGGCTCGAGAAAAGTCATCTTTGCCCTCTCTGCCGTCAGGAGATACCCATCTAG
- the LOC120112384 gene encoding ankyrin repeat-containing protein At2g01680-like isoform X2, whose protein sequence is MLLLFPSIQKPLRQTKSSARISCLSTSIVETLLRERPELAKAQNDHGTIALVHAAVGNKLEMLRLHLRFDPSLAYVMNQQFSAFHYAARLGYVRIAEELIRHCPDSGFLVDRQGRNALHAAILEGQVDFVKYILKTPALHGLLNQPDDDGSTPLHLAAETCNPEILRALLANERVDRAALKGRFSALDIFFDRVEPAKTLKWNEAYTLLLHATIPGLATGDIWHTAEKRIAREAICQIQSLTQRYTQNTSLTAILIATVTFAAAFTMPGGFSSDEGPDEGLPILAKKAAFKAFLISDTIAMVASLAVSFLCIFAGWEDIDFLLHYRASTRKLLWCAIAAMSVAFASAMFAVLAPGNLWLAILISLPCCALPFLTYILAMWPLCKLRLRYGGTFRPDLLEQV, encoded by the exons ATGCTGCTACTATTTCCGAGCATTCAA AAGCCACTTCGACAAACTAAATCTTCTGCACGCATTTCATGTCTTAGCACCA GCATAGTGGAAACATTGTTGAGAGAGAGGCCAGAGCTCGCCAAAGCTCAGAACGACCATGGGACTATCGCACTCGTTCACGCAGCAGTGGGCAATAAACTGGAGATGTTGCGGTTGCATCTAAGGTTTGATCCCTCTCTTGCATACGTGATGAATCAACAGTTCTCGGCCTTTCATTATGCTGCTCGGCTAGGCTATGTACGCATAGCCGAAGAGCTCATTCGCCACTGCCCAGACTCTGGTTTTTTAGTTGATAGACAGGGCCGGAATGCGCTTCATGCGGCGATACTTGAAGGGCAGGTGGATTTTGTTAAGTACATCCTAAAGACACCTGCGCTTCATGGATTGCTCAACCAGCCAGATGACGACGGGAGCACTCCCTTGCATTTGGCTGCGGAGACTTGCAATCCGGAAATACTTCGAGCTTTGTTGGCTAATGAAAGGGTGGACCGTGCGGCCTTGAAGGGGAGATTTAGTGCTCTCGACATCTTCTTTGATCGAGTGGAACCTGCAAAAACTTTGAAATGG AATGAGGCGTATACGCTGTTGCTTCATGCCACCATCCCCGGCCTGGCTACAGGTGACATATGGCATACGGCCGAAAAAAGAATAGCCCGGGAAGCAATCTGTCAGATCCAATCGCTAACTCAAAGATACACCCAGAACACCTCGTTGACGGCCATCCTCATTGCCACGGTCACCTTCGCCGCGGCCTTCACGATGCCTGGAGGGTTTAGCAGCGACGAGGGCCCTGACGAAGGCTTGCCAATTCTAGCAAAGAAAGCAGCCTTTAAGGCGTTCTTGATATCGGACACCATTGCTATGGTCGCCTCACTCGccgtttcttttctttgtatattTGCAGGATGGGAAGACATCGACTTCTTGCTCCACTACAGAGCATCCACAAGGAAGCTGTTGTGGTGTGCAATTGCGGCCATGTCTGTGGCATTTGCATCCGCGATGTTCGCAGTGCTTGCACCAGGAAACTTGTGGCTTGCTATCCTTATTTCTTTGCCGTGTTGTGCCCTTCCCTTCCTCACCTATATCTTGGCTATGTGGCCGCTCTGCAAGCTCCGTCTTCGTTATGGTGGGACGTTTCGCCCGGATCTCCTCGAACAGGTCTAG